The Pyrenophora tritici-repentis strain M4 chromosome 10, whole genome shotgun sequence genome contains a region encoding:
- a CDS encoding acetyltransferase, GNAT family, whose translation MADSQYVVIEGLPTPQLYHDLRKFAGMTPPPLEAVPKSLGNSFACFVAYERKHMLSDTTPGSNQDAVAMGRLVGDGSLFLILVDVAVHPDHQRRGLGKRIVQKLVDYVDEHAPLAYVSMVAEPLAQKLYPQYGFKDVKPSIGMYRMIRPRSSVNVPAMESEEKAS comes from the coding sequence ATGGCTGATTCGCAATACGTCGTCATCGAGGGCCTGCCGACGCCACAACTTTACCATGACTTGCGCAAATTCGCTGGAATGACACCCCCACCACTAGAAGCTGTACCCAAATCCCTGGGCAACTCCTTCGCTTGCTTCGTCGCTTATGAGCGCAAGCATATGCTCAGCGATACCACTCCCGGCTCAAACCAGGACGCTGTCGCAATGGGGCGATTGGTAGGCGACGGGTCGCTGTTCCTCATCTTGGTCGACGTTGCGGTGCATCCGGATCATCAGCGCAGAGGGCTGGGAAAACGCATCGTGCAGAAACTTGTCGACTATGTGGATGAGCATGCGCCACTGGCATATGTGAGCATGGTCGCAGAGCCGCTTGCACAGAAGTTGTATCCTCAGTATGGGTTCAAGGACGTGAAGCCGAGCATTGGCATGTACAGGATGATTAGGCCCAGAAGCAGTGTAAATGTGCCGGCCATGGAATCAGAAGAAAAAGCGTCGTAA
- a CDS encoding CypX, Cytochrome P450, with amino-acid sequence MGLPSLLLAAVLLGVYALYKHWAASRRHRIPTGLKPLPGPKGYPIIGSVPEVPEKNGFIKFADWGKQYGPIYQCNLAGDNHVWISTDAIARDLLSKKAAIYSDRPHIPSLIDDNRTSAQYLPLLSRNEGHTRQRKFANIIMRESEKATFYRYPEIESKRMLTELLEEPDQYNHILESFISRVTCRLAWGHSEGSDELKQRARELLIGVSPTGSLSNKLPFLMTLPDWLSPPKAWERRRATTERTWFQTMQEQVMSDIQSGQAAPSWMKTFLEGRSKWGFKSDTEGAYAVGMHGIAGALTIAAPMQTFCLAMTHYPQFLPLLHEELDRVCGGRLPRSEDRPNLPFLRAIIRECIRWRPPVPTGIPHYLIQDDEYNGYHIPKGSTIHPLEWAISRDPELYPDPEAFNPLRWVKPEYPTYQEPLTQYPTIVNSTQFGYGRRTCTGQNVTDEDLLIGIGSIAWLFDIKKRPEDAILAVTESVKGHPYGLNRKATISHEELNAGITNDEHTLEEKILTKYTYPGSEAASSKSAAPAYKPLEWGDITKKPEDPTLDYSILLIAKPIPFKFDLKPRDTVRASRVQDLFREGVANGDYPESREYWGANQGRDKTVGWSKV; translated from the exons ATGGGTCTTCCTTCATTGTTGCTAGCGGCAGTCCTGCTAGGTGTATACGCACTGTACAAGCATTGGGCCGCATCTCGTCGTCACAGGATACCTACAGGTCTGAAGCCTTTACCAGGGCCAAAAG GCTACCCCATCATAGGCTCAGTGCCCGAGGTCCCTGAGAAGAACGGCTTCATCAAGTTTGCAGACTGGGGCAAGCAATATGGTCCCATATACCAATGCAACCTCGCCGGAGACAACCATGTGTGGATCTCGACAGATGCTATCGCCAGAGACTTGTTGTCCAAGAAGGCAGCCATCTATTCTGACAGACCACACATTCCGTCGCTGATCGATGACAACCGTACGAGTGCACAATATCTTCCGTTACTCAGTCGAAATG AGGGCCATACGCGCCAAAGAAAATTTGCAAACATCATCATGCGCGAGTCGGAAAAAGCTACATTCTATCGATACCCCGAAATCGAATCAAAGCGAATGTTGACCGAGCTGCTGGAAGAGCCCGACCAGTACAACCACATTCTTGAGTCTTTCATCTCACGCGTCACATGCCGACTGGCCTGGGGTCACAGCGAAGGCAGCGATGAGCTGAAGCAGCGTGCGCGCGAACTTCTCATTGGTGTCTCACCAACGGGCTCTCTGAGTAACAAACTCCCATTCCTGATGACACTGCCCGACTGGCTATCACCACCAAAGGCATGGGAAAGGCGGCGTGCAACCACCGAACGTACATGGTTTCAGACCATGCAAGAACAGGTGATGAGCGATATACAGTCAGGCCAAGCGGCCCCCTCATGGATGAAGACTTTTCTTGAGGGTCGCAGCAAATGGGGCTTCAAGTCCGACACTGAAGGAGCCTATGCTGTTGGCATGCACGGAATTGCCGGTGCTCTCACCATCGCCGCTCCTATGCAGACATTCTGTCTGGCAATGACACATTACCCACAGTTCCTACCTCTGCTACACGAGGAACTCGATCGAGTCTGCGGCGGCCGACTACCTCGTTCGGAGGACCGACCCAACCTTCCCTTCCTGCGGGCCATCATTCGCGAGTGCATCCGCTGGCGTCCTCCAGTCCCCACCGGTATTCCCCACTATCTGATTCAGGATGATGAGTACAATGGCTACCACATCCCGAAGGGCAGCACCATACACCCATTAGAATG GGCTATCTCCCGTGATCCTGAACTGTACCCAGATCCCGAAGCTTTCAACCCTCTTCGATGGGTCAAGCCAGAATACCCCACATACCAAGAACCTCTTACACAATACCCAACTATAGTCAACTCGACACAGTTTGGTTATGGACGGAGGACATGCACTGGCCAGAACGTGACCGACGAAGATCTTCTCATCGGAATCGGATCTATTGCTTGGTTGTTCGACATCAAGAAGAGGCCTGAAGATGCCATTCTAGCCGTAACGGAGTCAGTGAAGGGACATCCATATGGCTTGAACAGAAAGGCTACTATATCACACGAGGAGCTGAACGCCGGTATTACTAACGATGAGCACACCTTGGAGGAGAAGATTCTTACCAAGTACACATACCCTGGATCTGAAGCTGCATCCTCAAAGTCCGCAGCACCAGCTTACAAGCCCTTGGAATGGGGCGATATCACCAAGAAGCCCGAGGACCCCACTCTCGACTACTCAATCTTACTCATCGCCAAGCCAATACCTTTTAAATTTGACCTCAAGCCACGCGACACTGTCCGGGCAAGTAGGGTCCAAGACCTGTTCCGAGAAGGCGTAGCAAACGGTGACTATCCAGAATCCCGGGAATACTGGGGTGCAAATCAGGGAAGAGATAAAACTGTGGGCTGGAGCAAAGTGTGA
- a CDS encoding 60S ribosomal protein eL37: protein MTKGTSSFGKRHNKTHTLCRRCGQRSLHIQKHTCASCGYPAAKTRKFNWGEKAKRRKTTGTGRMRYLKTVNRKFSNGFQTGAPKGAKGPTVKAA, encoded by the exons ATGA CGAAGGGTACCTCCAGTTTCGGAAAGCGCCACAACAAGACGCACACGCTCTGCAGGCGTTGCG GTCAACGTTCCCTCCACATCCAGAAACACACCTGCGCCTCATGCGGCTACCCTGCTGCTAAGACCCGCAAGT TCAACTGGGGCGAGAAGGCCAAGCGAAGGAAGACCACCGGTACCGGCCGCATGCGATACCTCAAGACCGTCAACCGCAAGTTCAGCAACGGATTCCAAACCGGCGCACCCAAGGGAGCCAAGGGCCCCACCGTCAAGGCCGCATAA
- a CDS encoding Dienelactone hydrolase, which yields MLITETHKDVPTKAGGDMRIFIFHPTVPNYPKAKFPGVVVFSEIYQVTGPVARFARQIASQGYIVAAPSSYHEFTGPEALAYDGPGTDKGNEWKITKTVEAYDEDATLSVDTLLDMPTCNGRVGATGMCLGGHLAYRCALDPRVVSAICYFATDIHSSTLGKGKKDDSLARTEDIKGELVMIFGKMDNHVPPEGRDLIRKTLHEAGVTFSFYEPAWAQHAFIRDELSKGRYDAALSGICFEMLKELFNRTLRSDLGPRSGGDVEIEDVC from the exons ATGCTTATCACAGAGACACACAAAGATGTACCGACCAAGGCGGGTGGTGACATGA GAATCTTCATCTTCCATCCCACAGTTCCAAACTACCCGAAAGCAAAGTTTCCTGGAGTGGTCGTCTTCTCGGAGATATATCAAG TCACGGGGCCTGTTGCTCGCTTCGCCCGACAGATAGCCTCCCAAGGCTACATTGTTGCAGCGCCCTCTTCGTATCACGAATTTACCGGCCCAGAAGCACTCGCTTATGATGGACCTGGTACTGACAAGGGGAACGAGTGGAAGATTACCAAGACTGTAGAAGCTTATGATGAGGACGCCACACTGTCAGTTGATACACTACTTGATATGCCGACCTGCAATGGGCGTGTTGGTGCCACTG GCATGTGTCTCGGTGGTCATCTGGCTTACCGTTGTGCTTTGGACCCTCGAGTCGTATCGGCGATCTGCTACTTCGCGACCGATATCCACAGCAGCACTCTTGGAAAAGGCAAAAAGGATGACTCACTTGCCCGTACCGAGGACATCAAAGGCGAGCTTGTCATGATCTTCGGCAAAATGGATAACCACGTGCCACCCGAGGGGCGCGATCTGATCAGGAAGACGCTACACGAAGCGGGTGTTACCTTTTCATTCTACGAGCCAGCTTGGGCGCAGC ATGCATTCATTCGCGACGAGCTCAGTAAGGGACGTTACGACGCTGCGCTATCAGGCATCTGTTTCGAGATGCTCAAAGAGCTGTTCAATCGCACCCTGCGATCTGATCTGGGTCCTCGCTCTGGTGGCGACGTGGAGATTGAAGATGTATGCTAG
- a CDS encoding NarK, Nitrate-nitrite transporter: MLGLDFTATRTQIASYLFGVALFSISFLVFLNSSISFVITQRIGQSHSVGDAVGTLGFADELVALVACPAWGLLSDRVGVRSVAVMGYAIVGISLWVFVQAKNVYPELLLARILFSLGGTATATMVTAILPSMTIVKPVKSDPRSPTHSRGRSHAPAASISSELTITPARFRSTSPEEHAQRAPAKDTGASTSQLAGLVGVFTGCGALVALFVFLPLPTQFQNAGARPAAAVADAFYVVGAIAILVSLGCFFGLRNLPGEEAKGWRRLTSKGDYKDVDSHLTRDVVLSYPRLFLESIRLGFTSPNIGLGYAGGFVARASSVAISLFIPLFTNHYFLQTGQCKANSKIPSDIKVACPEAYKLAAMLTGISQLIALMSAPAFGFLAGRFPRYNIPLCVAAVSGIGGYAAFGSLTSPDYKSEDGTGAIFFIVALLGISQIGAIVCSLALLGRGINNDEVSSNSSDSLSVYGGHTTTSHPSAGATPPHSGPITPVDENAPLLPEYGQYHSRSASSSRPSSHNNIKGSIAGTYSLLGGFGILLLTKAGGALFDSSGPGAPFYMMAGFNAMLLVVTVGVSGWQAWGRWRSQGMS, from the exons ATGCTCGGCCTCGATTTCACCGCGACGCGTACGCAAATCGCATCCTACCTATTTGGCGTCGCGCTCTTCAGTATCAGcttcctcgtcttcctcAACAGCTCTATATCCTTTGTCATTACACAGCGCATCGGTCAATCGCATAGTGTGGGCGATGCGGTCGGTACTCTGGGCTTTGCAGATGAATTGGTCGCACTGGTCGCATGTCCGGCCTGGGGTTTGTTGAGCGATAGGGTGGGCGTGAGGAGTGTTGCTGTAATGGGCTATGCGATTGTCGGTATATCGCTGTGGGTGTTTGTGCAGGCAAAGAATGTGTACCCCGAGTTGTTACTCGCGCGGATACTGTTCAGTTTGGGTGGGACTGCGAC CGCGACCATGGTCACTGCCATTCTGCCCTCGATGACGATTGTCAAACCCGTAAAGTCAGATCCGCGATCCCCGACGCACAGTCGGGGCAGGTCACATGCGCCTGCTGCATCGATATCCTCCGAGTTGACAATCACACCTGCCCGCTTCCGCTCCACGTCTCCAGAAGAGCATGCGCAAAGAGCGCCGGCAAAGGATACTGGCGCATCTACGTCGCAACTTGCAGGACTTGTTGGCGTATTCACTGGATGCGGCGCCCTCGTCGCCCTCTTCGTCTTCCTGCCTCTCCCAACTCAGTTCCAAAACGCTGGCGCGCGCCCAGCTGCCGCCGTCGCAGATGCTTTCTATGTTGTCGGTGCAATCGCCATACTCGTATCTCTGGGCTGTTTCTTCGGGCTTCGCAATCTCCCTGGCGAAGAAGCAAAAGGCTGGAGACGACTAACTAGCAAAGGCGACTACAAAGACGTAGACTCGCATCTCACGCGCGACGTGGTACTATCATATCCGCGCCTCTTCCTTGAGAGCATCCGCCTGGGCTTCACATCTCCAAACATCGGACTGGGCTACGCAGGCGGTTTCGTCGCGCGCGCATCTTCAGTCGCCATATCACTCTTCATCCCACTCTTCACAAACCACTACTTCCTGCAAACCGGACAATGCAAAGCAAACTCAAAGATACCATCCGACATCAAAGTCGCATGCCCAGAGGCCTACAAGCTCGCAGCAATGCTGACAGGAATCTCCCAACTCATCGCCCTCATGAGCGCCCCTGCCTTTGGTTTCCTCGCAGGCCGCTTCCCCCGCTACAACATCCCACTCTGCGTCGCAGCCGTATCCGGAATCGGCGGCTACGCAGCCTTTGGCTCACTAACGAGTCCAGACTACAAGAGCGAAGACGGCACGGGCgccatcttcttcatcgtCGCTCTTCTTGGCATCAGCCAAATCGGTGCTATCGTCTGTTCTCTCGCCCTGCTAGGCCGCGGTATCAACAACGATGAAGTTTCTTCAAATTCTTCAGATTCGCTGTCTGTGTATGGTGGTCATACCACGACTAGTCACCCTTCTGCGGGCGCTACACCACCGCATAGCGGACCTATAACGCCGGTAGATGAAAACGCACCGTTGCTACCGGAGTATGGTCAGTATCACTCGCGCTCGGCGTCGTCGTCCAGACCCTCGTCGCATAACAATATCAAGGGCTCTATTGCTGGCACGTATAGTTTACTCGGTGGCTTCGGTATTTTGCTGCTTACAAAGGCCGGTGGCGCCTTGTTTGATAGCAGTGGGCCTGGTGCGCCGTTTTATATGATGGCGGGCTTCAATGCGATGTTGTTAGTTGTTACTGTGGGAGTGAGTGGGTGGCAGGCCTGGGGCAGGTGGAGGAGCCAGGGTATGTCTTGA
- a CDS encoding ProP, Permease major facilitator superfamily, with translation MALAEVDKAPFGWYHIRLAVVTGIGFFTDAYSLFAINLTVILLGIVYWQDEVHHGVMPHHADTAIKVATSAGAIFGQCFFGFLGDYLGRKRMYGVELMIIISTTLAQALCGESKTLSIVGVLIFYRVIMGIGVGGDYPLSAVITAEFASTRYRGGIIASVFAMQGLGQLASALVTLAVVNVYKRDLMTVAGVGECVGQCALNVDKMWRIIIGFGGIPGWFALYYRLTIPETPRYTFDVLDDVEKASVDARKYRYGSQGNVLDPVSQARARNEMAKYKTPRPTFMEVIRFYSQKKQAIRLFGTSMSWFFLDLAFYGLGFSSPSLISTMGFNRRDNLYVYLHNTAIGQVVLICAGALPGYWLTVFTVDTIGRRKIQIGGFGILTIIFCVLGFAWHGLNKMHLLVLYVLAQFFFNFGPNATTFISPAEIFPTRVRSTGHGFSAGMGKLGAVFAQIFFAPMIKRGATHDNPTPFIHGVMSIFALFMFLGMLTSFLVPEGKRASLETLAGEKETVYELQASQWRNGGVAAAGSHAGDSARASGEVGTGYGYSAAVIARGSGSASARSVDKHFEAEVGHGHAEKKWWRFRPGEGHPHAV, from the exons ATGGCCCTTGCCGAGGTCGACAAGGCGCCGTTCGGATGGTATCATATCAGACTTGCCGTTGTCACTGGTATTGGCTTCTTCACAGATGCGTACAGT CTATTCGCAATCAACCTTACCGTCATACTACTAGGCATAGTATACTGGCAAGATGAAGTACACCACGGAGTTATGCCTCATCATGCCGACACCGCAATCAAGGTTGCAACATCTGCCGGTGCGATATTCGGTCAATGCTTTTTCGGTTTTTTGGGCGATTATCTAGGCCGCAAGAGAATGTATGGTGTTGAGCTAATGATAATCATTTCCACAACACTTGCGCAGGCGCTATGTGGAGAGTCAAAAACACTATCGATCGTTGGGGTTCTTATATTCTATCGGGTCATCATGGGTATTGGAGTAGGTGGTGATT ATCCACTCAGTGCGGTCATTACCGCAGAGTTCGCCAGTACCCGATATCGTGGAGGTATTATAGCCTCCGTCTTCGCCATGCAAGGTCTTGGCCAACTCGCTTCTGCCTTGGTTACTCTAGCTGTAGTCAACGTCTACAAAAGAGACTTGATGACGGTAGCCGGTGTTGGCGAATGTGTAGGCCAATGTGCCTTGAACGTGGACAAGATGTGGCGTATCATCATTGGTTTTGGCGGTATTCCCGGCTGGTTCGCACTGTACTACCGACTCACTATTCCGGAGACACCGCGCTACACTTTCGACGTACTAGATGATGTGGAGAAAGCGTCAGTAGACGCAAGGAAGTATCGCTATGGTAGTCAAGGGAACGTACTCGATCCCGTCAGCCAGGCAAGAGCACGCAACGAAATGGCAAAGTACAAAACTCCGCGGCCAACGTTCATGGAAGTTATACGCTTCTACTCGCAAAAGAAACAAGCGATACGCTTGTTCGGCACTTCGATGTCTTGGTT CTTCCTCGACCTCGCCTTCTACGGCCTAGGCTTCAGCTCCCCCTCCCTCATTTCCACCATGGGTTTCAACCGTCGCGATAACCTCTATGTCTACCTCCATAACACGGCAATCGGCCAAGTCGTCCTCATATGCGCTGGTGCCCTCCCCGGCTACTGGCTCACCGTCTTCACCGTCGACACCATAGGCCGCAGGAAGATTCAAATAGGGGGGTTCGGAATTCTCACAATCATATTCTGCGTTTTGGGCTTCGCATGGCATGGACTCAATAAAATGCATCTTTTGGTGCTTTACGTCCTGGCTCAGTTCTTCTTCAACTTCGGCCCAAACGCAACTACATTTATCAGTCCCGCGGAAATCTTCCCGACGAGGGTCCGGTCCACGGGTCATGGGTTCAGCGCTGGCATGGGTAAGCTAGGAGCCGTGTTTGCTCAGATCTTCTTTGCGCCAATGATCAAGAGGGGTGCGACGCATGATAACCCCACGCCGTTTATCCACGGCGTCATGTCCATCTTCGCGCTCTTCATGTTCCTCGGCATGCTGACTAGTTTTCTCGTGCCAGAGGGAAAGCGTGCGAGTCTTGAGACTTTGGCTGGCGAGAAGGAGACGGTATATGAGTTGCAGGCGAGTCAGTGGCGGAATGGGGGTGTTGCTGCGGCGGGGTCACATGCGGGTGATAGTGCGAGAGCAAGTGGGGAGGTGGGTACGGGGTATGGGTATTCAGCAGCGGTCATAGCGAGGgggagtgggagcgcgagtGCGAGAAGTGTGGACAAGCATTTCGAGGCCGAAGTCGGACATGGTCATGCGGAGAAGAAGTGGTGGCGGTTTAGGCCCGGGGAGGGGCATCCGCATGCTGTTTAG
- a CDS encoding F-box multi-domain protein, with translation MALTTGLSPSPPQETEEQDGPLSVCTDDMDSTLAPFRMYPSPPAIQTRLQSLPSELLQLIVAYLDTRTLKDVALVSHTLNQHATDKLWQNVCLADQWKLHLNEKTDQVWGDRGHGESDEHDDTPIIQKLYILATNPTIASKVHVVTHRCHLPTPNIFNELPRMSFDAENLSQDARIHVLVKLALRNLVNVHTLRIVYGHWKLTNTLVAGFLDESRPRRVPLRKLWLESCCFDTGTLYWFLPSQTTGLESIRLRRLGNASFDLIPRQRLNFMEFKLARGGHYIQMHNGAGSFVGTTVQVAPDGLPPRYARPSIGELVDRGKALDAAIWEELWEIREYIDANPVNLDPRISEAPPLDSRPLTEWIIACSTSTLTSLNLDWIHWRKKWNSHYESANSSLFLTSLSKLRFPQLRAFQIRNAVMPLTRLPDGIYLLEDTFLGFLEAHLKIQCLGWPMDKVYSHVKPSVDVQNRSRKLVAHLATMLTDLRVDAQYMSSGEPLTDDCATTREVQERTRRHRFIAEFVPHMRKLEQIKIEGGIPRDEKRELLRALHWCSLKKIVMIGVSFPVGNTWGAGAQQLKEVDPGQSASDFVYNLEEEDGAGILAAYRRGFPMLSDFQFEPDYGWPPQAPLLQTIALHHASTVEELKICGCNGCPILSYPNPITNPLLAGLRSFDNLKQLVLSFWLLTWYEDSYRDTEIIQSWLDVRSPSSTALTVVTPPASPAHDQAVDPGQYPTFANPRVRPRPQEFNRWAVALKTKFSPSALAYRVARDIGPFLSPLAKERKGGVRVRGSFCLGVKDERRVANDIFDLDIRIGSGDQVLEFVGPREEGETGRWWTKLEQRRWF, from the exons ATGGCGCTGACTACTGGCCTGTCCCCTTCACCGCCACAGGAGACTGAAGAACAAGATGGCCCACTCTCCGTATGTACAGATGACATGGACTCGACCTTAGCCCCGTTCCGCATGTATCCCTCCCCGCCAGCTATTCAGACC AGACTGCAATCACTCCCTAGCGAACTCCTCCAGCTCATTGTCGCCTACCTCGACACGCGCACGCTCAAGGATGTCGCCCTCGTTTCCCATACCCTCAATCAACATGCGACAGACAAACTCTGGCAGAATGTCTGTTTAGCCGATCAATGGAAGCTACATCTGAACGAGAAGACGGACCAAGTATGGGGCGATCGTGGCCACGGCGAGTCTGATGAGCATGACGACACCCCCATTATCCAGAAACTATACATACTGGCGAC GAATCCGACCATTGCCTCCAAGGTCCACGTTGTAACACACCGCTGTCATCTACCTACACCGAATATATTCAACGAACTTCCGCGAATGAGCTTCGACGCCGAGAACCTCTCGCAAGATGCTCGCATACATGTTCTGGTTAAGCTTGCGCTTCGAAACTTGGTCAATGTACACACCCTGAGGATTGTCTATGGCCACTGGAAACTCACAAACACCCTGGTTGCGGGGTTCCTCGATGAAAGTCGACCCCGGCGCGTACCCCTGCGAAAACTATGGTTGGAGAGCTGTTGCTTCGATACAGGCACGCTGTACTGGTTTCTACCGAGCCAGACAACTGGGCTTGAAAGCATTCGGCTGCGtaggcttggaaacgcatCCTTTGATCTCATACCACGACAACGCCTCAATTTCATGGAATTCAAGCTAGCTCGAGGCGGACATTACATCCAAATGCACAACGGTGCGGGTAGTTTTGTTGGAACCACAGTCCAAGTCGCACCAGACGGTTTGCCACCACGATATGCCCGGCCGTCAATAGGGGAATTGGTGGACAGGGGCAAAGCATTGGATGCCGCAATATGGGAAGAGCTTTGGGAGATTAGGGAATATATAGATGCCAACCCGGTCAACTTGGACCCTAGGATATCGGAGGCACCCCCGCTCGACTCCAGACCGCTCACCGAGTGGATTATCGCCTGCTCCACATCTACCCTTACAAGTCTGAATTTGGACTGGATACACTGGCGGAAGAAGTGGAACTCGCATTATGAATCCGCAAACTCTAGCCTGTTCCTAACCTCGCTCAGCAAACTGCGGTTCCCTCAGCTCCGTGCGTTCCAGATCCGTAATGCTGTGATGCCGCTCACGAGACTGCCCGATGGTATTTACCTGCTAGAAGATACCTTCCTAGGCTTCCTAGAGGCCCACCTTAAGATACAATGTCTGGGCTGGCCGATGGACAAGGTTTACAGCCACGTAAAGCCGTCCGTCGACGTGCAGAACCGGTCACGGAAGCTAGTTGCTCATCTAGCAACAATGTTGACGGATCTTCGCGTCGACGCACAGTATATGAGCAGCGGTGAACCACTCACAGACGACTGTGCAACAACAAGAGAGGTCCAGGAACGGACACGTCGTCACCGCTTCATCGCAGAGTTCGTACCGCACATGCGAAAACTCGAGCAAATCAAGATAGAAGGCGGAATACCACGAGACGAAAAGCGCGAACTACTCCGCGCCCTACACTGGTGTTCGCTAAAGAAGATTGTCATGATAGGCGTCTCGTTCCCCGTAGGAAACACTTGGGGAGCAGGGGCCCAACAACTCAAAGAAGTCGACCCAGGCCAAAGCGCCTCAGATTTCGTCTACAACctcgaagaagaagatggagcAGGTATCCTAGCCGCCTACCGCCGCGGCTTTCCTATGCTCTCAGACTTCCAATTCGAACCAGACTACGGTTGGCCCCCACAAGCGCCTCTCCTACAAACAATTGCCCTGCATCACGCCTCCACAGTCGAAGAGCTCAAAATCTGCGGCTGCAACGGCTGCCCCATCCTCTCGTATCCAAACCCCATTACAAACCCCTTACTCGCCGGCCTCCGCTCCTTCGACAACCTAAAACAACTCGTCTTGTCCTTTTGGCTACTGACGTGGTACGAGGATTCTTACAGAGACACGGAGATTATACAGTCGTGGTTAGATGTGCGGTCGCCTTCTTCTACGGCTTTGACTGTAGTCACACCCCCCGCGTCTCCTGCTCACGATCAAGCCGTCGACCCGGGACAATACCCTACTTTTGCTAATCCGCGTGTTCGTCCGCGGCCTCAGGAATTCAATCGTTGGGCTGTTGCGCTCAAGACAAAGTTCTCGCCCTCTGCGCTGGCGTATCGAGTGGCGAGGGATATCGGGCCCTTCTTGAGTCCGTTGGCAAAGGAGCGCAAGGGTGGTGTGAGGGTGAGGGGCAGTTTCTGTCTGGGTGTCAAGGACGAGAGGAGGGTTGCTAATGACATATTTGACTTGGATATTAGAATTGGGAGCGGAGATCAGGTATTGGAATTTGTGGGGCCGAGGGAGGAAGGGGAGACGGGAAGGTGGTGGACGAAGCTTGAGCAGAGGCGCTGGTTTTGA